A region from the Aegilops tauschii subsp. strangulata cultivar AL8/78 chromosome 5, Aet v6.0, whole genome shotgun sequence genome encodes:
- the LOC109759139 gene encoding chaperone protein ClpB1 — protein sequence MGETYDPLLGTWVVQGTVFHQLGALLTRSQSHMSSIWRRVEPLVFLGTAVSLGCAAWRYYDRKAALRTYGRHMTGKAVGPVVGRDDEIDRVISILCRKTKNCAALVGPAGVGKTAIAEGLAQRIATGKVPAALAGARVVEVDLGAMVAGTRYRGMFEERMKSVINQAEKAGGKIILFIDEMHMLLGAGAGRGVTGASTMLKPALARGRIRCVGATTFDGYRNYIEKDPALERRFQKVHIEEPSTQATIGILRGLKQQYEQHHGLEIQDAALVAAAQLAGRYITGRQFPDKAIDLIDEACSATIKRLMQIDNQVEELNAKQSRSANSVKGATVVPNDVAQVVSLWTGIPVCTLEQEDKAKLIHLADRLHEQVVGQDEAVNVVAEAVLRSRAGLNHPGQPIGSFLFLGSTGVGKTELAKALAEELFASEKMLVRFDMSEYVGSGSVLRLVGAPPSRQGCDDGGQLTEKVRSRPYSVILFDEVEKADPSVLNIFIQLLDDGVLTDGKGRTVNFKNTIIILTSNLGAEHLMAGMAGEITMDVARDLLMKQVQKHFKPELLNRLSEIVVFEPLLHDKLKEIVKIQMKSIISRVADKGISLFASDAVLDVILSESYNPMYGARPIRRWLQKNVMIKLSQMLVKGEASEGSTISIDATDDKKKLKFEVVKKVQE from the exons ATGGGAGAGACCTATGATCCACTTCTTGGGACCTGGGTTGTGCAAGGAACTGTCTTCCATCAGCTGGGGGCCTTGTTAACACGCTCCCAGAGTCATATGTCCTCGATTTGGCGACGGGTGGAACCTTTGGTCTTCCTTGGAACAGCTGTTAGTTTGGGTTGTGCAGCATGGAGGTACTATGATCGTAAAGCGGCTCTGCGCACCTACGGCCGTCACATGACCGGCAAGGCAGTCGGACCAGTTGTCGGCCGTGATGACGAGATCGACCGCGTTATTTCTATCCTCTGCCGCAAGACCAAGAACTGCGCCGCGCTGGTCGGCCCCGCGGGGGTCGGCAAGACGGCCATCGCCGAGGGCCTCGCGCAGCGCATCGCTACCGGCAAGGTACCTGCCGCGCTCGCCGGGGCACGCGTCGTGGAGGTCGACCTCGGGGCCATGGTTGCGGGAACCAGGTACCGCGGTATGTTTGAAGAGCGGATGAAGAGCGTGATCAACCAGGCGGAGAAAGCGGGCGGCAAGATAATTCTCTTCATCGATGAGATGCACATGCTTCTTGGTGCTGGGGCTGGTCGTGGAGTTACTGGTGCTTCAACCATGCTGAAACCAGCGTTGGCTCGTGGTCGTATCCGCTGTGTAGGCGCGACGACTTTTGATGGTTACCGCAATTACATTGAGAAGGATCCCGCTCTCGAGCGGCGATTCCAGAAGGTACACATCGAGGAGCCAAGCACGCAGGCGACAATTGGCATTCTGCGGGGGCTAAAGCAGCAGTATGAACAGCACCATGGCTTGGAAATCCAAGATGCTGCTCTTGTTGCTGCTGCACAGCTTGCTGGCCGCTACATCACTG GTCGTCAATTTCCGGATAAGGCTATTGATCTGATTGATGAGGCGTGCAGTGCCACAATAAAAAGGTTGATGCAGATTGACAACCAAGTAGAGGAACTTAATGCAAAGCAGAGTCGCTCTGCAAATTCAGTGAAGGGAGCAACTGTTGTACCAAATGATGTCGCACAA GTTGTGAGCCTATGGACTGGAATTCCTGTCTGTACACTTGAGCAAGAGGACAAGGCTAAGTTAATCCACCTAGCGGACAGGCTGCATGAGCAAGTTGTTGGACAGGATGAAGCGGTAAATGTGGTAGCCGAAGCAGTATTGCGTTCAAGGGCTGGCCTTAATCATCCCGGCCAACCCATAGGATCTTTCCTCTTCTTGGGCTCAACTGGTGTTGGGAAGACTGAGCTTGCAAAAGCTCTTGCTGAGGAGCTATTCGCAAGTGAGAAGATGTTGGTTCGCTTTGACATGTCTGAATATGTTGGCAGTGGATCTGTTTTGCGTCTCGTTGGAGCACCCCCAAG CCGTCAGGGCTGTGATGATGGTGGGCAACTGACTGAGAAAGTTAGGAGCCGCCCGTACAGTGTCATTCTTTTCGATGAGGTGGAGAAGGCGGATCCCTCGGTGTTGAACATCTTTATTCAACTTCTTGATGATGGTGTGTTGACCGATGGCAAAGGTCGGACTGTAAATTTCAAGAATACCATCATCATTTTGACCTCAAATCTAGGAGCAGAGCACCTCATGGCAGGAATGGCCGGAGAAATCACAATGGATGTGGCACGTGACCTTTTGATGAAACAG GTTCAGAAACACTTCAAGCCTGAGTTACTCAACAGGCTGAGTGAGATTGTGGTATTTGAGCCGCTTTTGCATGACAAATTGAAGGAGATTGTGAAAATCCAAATGAAGAGCATCATTTCCAGGGTAGCTGACAAGGGCATCTCTCTTTTTGCAAGCGATGCCGTGTTGGACGTCATTTTATCGGAATCATACAACCCA ATGTATGGTGCAAGGCCCATAAGGAGGTGGTTGCAGAAGAATGTGATGATTAAGCTGTCCCAAATGCTGGTCAAAGGTGAAGCCAGTGAAGGCTCGACGATTTCCATTGATGCTACGGATGACAAGAAGAAGCTCAAGTTTGAAGTAGTAAAGAAGGTCCAGGAGTGA